From the Jeongeupia sp. HS-3 genome, the window CCTGCCATTTGGGCGAGAGGGCACCACAGGCATTGCAACTGAATACGGACTTGTCCTTGGCCATGGAAGATCGCTCGTTCATCACTCAGCCGGGCATTCTAACAGCCAGTATGAGAACGGCCCGCTTGCGCGGGCCGAAACAGGCGATCGATCAAACCGCGTTAGAGGTATTTGAACAAGCTCATTCCTTGCACTTTGGAGAACGACGCACGCGCCGCTTCGAGCAGGGTCTGCGTCAGCGTGAAATCGGTGATCGCCTTGGTGTAGTCCAGATCCTGCAAGCCCGACAGCGTTTGGGCGTATTGCAGATCCAGATCGCCGTTGGTGTTGCGCACCGAGTCGGTCTCGTTCATTCGGGCACCGATCTTCGCCTGTGTCGACAGCACGTTGTCGAGCGCGCTGGAGAGATTGCCGATCACCCGGGCGAGACCGTTCTGATAATTGGCCTTCGAATTTTCATCGAACTGCGCTGCGCCGAGCTGGGTCGAGAAGTCGGCCAGCATCGAGAACATGTCCTGATTCTGCGATGGCCTGATGCTGAAGCTGTCGCCATTCGCCGGCACGCCCTTGATGCTCAGCGACGCGCCGGCATCCCAACCAGGAACCGCGGTTTCGCCCGCCAGCTGCTTGAACTGGATTTCGCTACCGGCCGAGTAGCCGCGTGGCATCGCCCCGACACGCGGGACGGCGTAGTCATAGCCGTCGATCATCGACTTGTTGAAGTTGGCATTGGCGCTGCCATCGGCCAGCGTCGCTCGGCTATCGACGATGTCGTACGTCGTCGCCCCCGCCGCATCAACGCTGAACGAGACCTTGTAGTTCTGCACATTGGCCGGATCGCCCCATTTCAGCGGGTTACTGACGGTGCCAAGATCAACCATACCCGAGCCGGTATTGCCGGCCGCCGCGCCGGTCTGGAACGTGCCGTTGCCGTTTTTGATCTCGCCAAACACTGCACTGCCCGACTCTGAAATCGGCAAATTGCGCGATGCCGAAATCTGCACCAATCGCTGGCCTTCATCGCCCAGATAATCGACCTTACCGAAACTGGCTTCGGAAAACGGCTTGGTATCGCCACGGAAGCCGGAGAACAGATACTGGCCACCACCATCGGTGGTATTGGCAAGGCCCATCAGCTCCTCGTAACGCGACTTCAGCGCTTCGTTGAGCGAGCTGCGATCCGCCAACGACAAGGCAGGATTGCCGGCCTGGATCGCCAGCGATTGCACGTTCTGCACCAGCTCGACCACTTGCTGCAGCGTCGATTCGGTCAAGCCGAGCGCCGAATCCACCGCCTTGCTGTTGACGCTGTATTGGGCATTCACCGACTGCGCCTGCGTCACCGACAGCGCACGCGAGGCACCGATCGGATCATCCGACGGCGACAGAATGCGCCGGCCGGTGTTGAGCTGGTTCTGCAAACGCGCCTGGTTGGACTGCTGTGTTTGCAGACCGCGGCTGCCGATATCGTAAAACGTGGTCGTTGCGACGCGCATGCTGGTTTACCTTGATTACGCGATCTGCAGGATGCTTTGAAACGCTTCCTGCGCGATCTGGATCACTTTGCTGGCGGCCTGATAGGCCTGCTGATAACGCAGCAGATTGGCCGCCTCTTCGTCGAGATTGACACCTGCGACCGATGCCCGGGCGTCGGTCGCTTGCGACAGCACCGTGTCTTGCGCGGTAGCCATGATCTTGGCGTCATTGGTTTGCACGCCGATGGTCGAGACCAGCTGGCCGTAGGCATCCTGATAATTGACCGTGCCCTTGTTCATCAGCTTCTGCGATTGCAACCCGGCCATTGCCAAGGCATTGCGGCCGTCGGCATTGCCATTGCTGTTGGGGCCGATACTGACCTTGTCGCCGGCGGCCGGCGTGCCGTCGAGCTTCATCGACCAGCCGTTCGCCGACACGGTCATGCCTGCCGTATAGGTTTGCGCCGGCCCCGGTACGCCGGTCACCGGATCGGTGATCGTGAACGACGTTGGCGAGGTGAAATTGATCGTGACCGGATTCTGCAGCGTCGCCCCCGGCTTCCAGGTGGCATCGGTCACCGGCACCGTGGTTTCCGGCTGGGTGAAGGTCAGCGAACCGGTATTGCTGCTGCCCTTGGTCGCAAGCACGGCACCGGCGGCGGCAATCCGCGACGGATCGGTCATTTGTACCGACATTCCGCGCACGAAGCCGGCCGCGGGCTGAATGGTGAACCGGTCCCCCGCCGCCATGCCTGGCGTGACGGACAACTTCAGGCCATCGACGCCCACCGGGCCGGCGGCGACTTGCGCCGGGGTAAATACGGTTTTCTGCTTGTCCGACTGGCGGGTCAGCACGTAATTGCTGCCATCGAACGAGAATTCGTAATTGCTGGCGGTCAGCTGCCCCATATCGTCGATATAGCCGCTCAACTGCGCGGTGCCGGTATTGACGGTATTGGAAAACACCGCGCCCAGGCTAGGCGCACCGGTCGCAGCATCGGTGGCGAAGCCGAACAGCCTGGTGCCCATCGCCCCGGTCAGATCCACACCAGCGCTTTGCTGGGTATTCATCGTTTGCGCGGTCACCAGCGCGATCTGGTTCAGGGCCGCTTGCGCGGTATCGAGCGATTTGCTGCGAAAATCCAGCAGCCCCTGCAATTTGCCGCCGGTCAGTTGCGACTCGGGCAAAAAGATGCTGTTGTTGTTCTGCTTGTAGACCACGGCCATGCGCTGCGGATCGCTCGGCGATGCTTCGACGCCCAGCTCGAACGGCTGATTGCCGACAACCAGACTCTGGCCATTGCCGATAAAGACGTTGATCGAGCCATCCTGCTGCGTGGTCGCGGTGGCTTTCACATAGGTATTGAGCGAGCGCACCAGTTCGTCGCGCTGATCGAGCAAATCGTTGGGCGGATGGCCACTGCCGGCCTGTACGCCGATCTGGTTGTTGAGCTCGGCAATCTGCTTGGAAATCGCGTTGATGCTGCTGACGGTATTGGTGAGGTCGCCATTCACACCGTCACGCAGCTCGGTCAGGCGCTGCTCGAACACCTGGAAGCGGTTGACCAGCGTTTGCGCCGACGACAACAGCGCCTGCCGTGCCGGCGCATTGGCCGGATTGGTAGCGACGTTCTGCATCGCGCTGAAGAAGCTCTGCAGCGCCGGCGATACGCCTGCGGTCGGATCGGCAACGATATTGTCGATATCGCTCAGGTGCGACAGCAGCTCGTTGTAGTAACTCGCGCTCGCCTGTGCGGTCTGCACATTACGGGTGAGGAACTGATCGTAAGAACGGCGGATGTCGTCGACGCGCGTCCCCAGGCCGACAAAACCGTTACCGGTACCTTGCGGGTAGGGTGCGCTCTGGGTGACGTTCTGGCGCGAATAGCCCGGGGTGTTGGCGTTGACGATGTTATGCCCGGTCACCGTCAAACCGAGGTTGGCCGCATTGAGGCCCGAAACACCAATCCCGAAAACGCTGGAAGCCATCTTGTCTACTCCGTATTCATCTTGTTATCGGCAGGATCAGCCCAGACTTGAGGCCAGCCCGGCAACCTGACGGCTGACGCGGCGGGCGACCGCTGCGAATTTGTCGACGTACTGCGGATCGGTGGCGTAACCCTTGGCCTGCAGCGCGCGCGCAAAGCCCTGCGCGTCCTCGCCCTTGCCGATCGCCTCGCCAAAGCGACGACGAATCAGACCGGCGTAGTCCGACAGTGCCTCGGTGTACGAATCGTAGGCGCGGAAGGTTTCGATCCGCTTCTGCGCCACGCCATCGACGAACTCGGTCGTGGTGATATCCACCGTTTTGCCCTGCCAGCTGCTGCCGGCCTTGATGCCGAAAAGATTATGGCTATCGCCGCCGGCCGCATCGCGGATCGGCTTTTTGCCCCAGCCGGTTTCGAGCGCGGCATGCGCCAGCAGCAGATGCGGCGCAACGCCCAGCGATGGCGCAACGGCCTTGGCCGCCTCGAACACGTCGCCGATAAAGCTGCCCTTCGCCGCCGGAGCGGCAGAATTTGCCGCCGCGCTGCCGCCCGTCACCGGTGCGACCTCGGTCTGCTGGCGGGACTGATGTCGCTGCACCGTCTTCAACAAGGCCGGATTTTGCAGCACCTCGATCTGCCGCGCGATCGCATCGGTCAGGCCCAAGCCGCCCCGCTTGGCCAGGTTCAGCGACATCTGCTGATCGTGCAATCCACGGTACAGATCGGTTGCGGGCGACTGCAGCTCGTCGTAATGCGGCGATGCATCGCGCATCGACTTGACCAGCTGCTGCATCAGCATCGCCTCGAACTGCTGCGCCACCGCATGCGCCGCCGCTTTGGGCGAGCTCTTGGCGGTCTGGCGCAAGGCCGCGATACCGCGTACATCGGCGGCGAAATCCTGAATGCTTGAAACGGGCGTCTGAGTGAGCATGAAAAAACCGCGGTAAGGCTACCGGCGTATATAAGCAATTGCCGTGCCTGATAAAGCAGAGCCTGCCCGGCAGGCGAGCCGGAGCAGCTCGTCGCGGCCCAACAAGGCAGGTTTAAATCACCTCAAGCTCGGCCTTCAGGCTCCCCGCCGCCTTCATCGCCTGCAGAATCGCCAGCAGGTCTTGCGGGGTAGCGCCAACGGCATTGAGCGCCCGCACCACATCGCGCAGATTGGCGGCCTTCGGCAGCCGCACGATGCCGCCCGAATCGGCCTGAATCTGGATGTCGGCATTGGTCACCGTCTGGGTCCGCCCGCCGGCGAGCGGGTTGGGCTGGACGACCTGGTTGTCGGCAGCAATCGTCACCGTCAGGTTGCCGTGCGAGACCGCGCACGGATCGATCTCGACCGACTGGTTCATCACCACCGAGCCGGTACGCGCATTGATGATGACCTTGGCGATCGCCGGGGCGGCATTCACTTCGATGTTTTCCAGCCTGGAGAGGAAGGAAACCCGCTGGTTGGCATCCTGCGGTGCGCGCACCTGCACCACGCGGCCATCCAGCGCTGCGGCGACCGGGCCGAGGTTGCGGTTGATCGCCTCGACCACGCGGCTGGCGGTGGTGAAATCGGTGGTCCGCAACTCGATCTGGACGAACTCGTTATTGTTCATTGCATTGGGCACCGCGCGCTCGACCGTCGCACCGTTGGGGATGCGCCCGGCCGCGAGCGAGTTGATCTGCACGCTGCTGCCGGCGGCTGAAGCGCCGGCACCGGGAATGATCACATTGCCCTGCGCCATGCCGTACACCTGACCATCGGCCCCCTTGAGCGGCGTCAGCACCAGCGTACCGCCGCGCAGCGACTTGGCATTGCCGATCGACGAGACGGTGACATCCAGCGGCTGGCCGGGGCGCGCGAACGCCGGCAGCGTCGCGGTCACGGTGACAGCGGCGACGTTTTTCAGCTGCAGATTGCCGCCGGCCGGCACCTGAATGCCGAGGTTATTGAGCATATTGATCACCGACTGCACGGTGAACGGCGTTTGCGTGGTCTGGTCGCCGCTGCCGTCCAGGCCGACAACAAGACCATAACCGATCAACTGGTTGTCGCGCACCCCGGCCACCGACGCCAGCTCGCGCAGCTTTTGCGCCTGTGCCAGCGGCATGGCCAGCATGGCCAGCGTCACGAGCAGCGCCGTAGTGATTTTTTTCATGCTGCGCC encodes:
- the flgL gene encoding flagellar hook-associated protein FlgL, producing the protein MRVATTTFYDIGSRGLQTQQSNQARLQNQLNTGRRILSPSDDPIGASRALSVTQAQSVNAQYSVNSKAVDSALGLTESTLQQVVELVQNVQSLAIQAGNPALSLADRSSLNEALKSRYEELMGLANTTDGGGQYLFSGFRGDTKPFSEASFGKVDYLGDEGQRLVQISASRNLPISESGSAVFGEIKNGNGTFQTGAAAGNTGSGMVDLGTVSNPLKWGDPANVQNYKVSFSVDAAGATTYDIVDSRATLADGSANANFNKSMIDGYDYAVPRVGAMPRGYSAGSEIQFKQLAGETAVPGWDAGASLSIKGVPANGDSFSIRPSQNQDMFSMLADFSTQLGAAQFDENSKANYQNGLARVIGNLSSALDNVLSTQAKIGARMNETDSVRNTNGDLDLQYAQTLSGLQDLDYTKAITDFTLTQTLLEAARASFSKVQGMSLFKYL
- the flgK gene encoding flagellar hook-associated protein FlgK; the protein is MASSVFGIGVSGLNAANLGLTVTGHNIVNANTPGYSRQNVTQSAPYPQGTGNGFVGLGTRVDDIRRSYDQFLTRNVQTAQASASYYNELLSHLSDIDNIVADPTAGVSPALQSFFSAMQNVATNPANAPARQALLSSAQTLVNRFQVFEQRLTELRDGVNGDLTNTVSSINAISKQIAELNNQIGVQAGSGHPPNDLLDQRDELVRSLNTYVKATATTQQDGSINVFIGNGQSLVVGNQPFELGVEASPSDPQRMAVVYKQNNNSIFLPESQLTGGKLQGLLDFRSKSLDTAQAALNQIALVTAQTMNTQQSAGVDLTGAMGTRLFGFATDAATGAPSLGAVFSNTVNTGTAQLSGYIDDMGQLTASNYEFSFDGSNYVLTRQSDKQKTVFTPAQVAAGPVGVDGLKLSVTPGMAAGDRFTIQPAAGFVRGMSVQMTDPSRIAAAGAVLATKGSSNTGSLTFTQPETTVPVTDATWKPGATLQNPVTINFTSPTSFTITDPVTGVPGPAQTYTAGMTVSANGWSMKLDGTPAAGDKVSIGPNSNGNADGRNALAMAGLQSQKLMNKGTVNYQDAYGQLVSTIGVQTNDAKIMATAQDTVLSQATDARASVAGVNLDEEAANLLRYQQAYQAASKVIQIAQEAFQSILQIA
- the flgJ gene encoding flagellar assembly peptidoglycan hydrolase FlgJ; this translates as MLTQTPVSSIQDFAADVRGIAALRQTAKSSPKAAAHAVAQQFEAMLMQQLVKSMRDASPHYDELQSPATDLYRGLHDQQMSLNLAKRGGLGLTDAIARQIEVLQNPALLKTVQRHQSRQQTEVAPVTGGSAAANSAAPAAKGSFIGDVFEAAKAVAPSLGVAPHLLLAHAALETGWGKKPIRDAAGGDSHNLFGIKAGSSWQGKTVDITTTEFVDGVAQKRIETFRAYDSYTEALSDYAGLIRRRFGEAIGKGEDAQGFARALQAKGYATDPQYVDKFAAVARRVSRQVAGLASSLG
- a CDS encoding flagellar basal body P-ring protein FlgI — its product is MKKITTALLVTLAMLAMPLAQAQKLRELASVAGVRDNQLIGYGLVVGLDGSGDQTTQTPFTVQSVINMLNNLGIQVPAGGNLQLKNVAAVTVTATLPAFARPGQPLDVTVSSIGNAKSLRGGTLVLTPLKGADGQVYGMAQGNVIIPGAGASAAGSSVQINSLAAGRIPNGATVERAVPNAMNNNEFVQIELRTTDFTTASRVVEAINRNLGPVAAALDGRVVQVRAPQDANQRVSFLSRLENIEVNAAPAIAKVIINARTGSVVMNQSVEIDPCAVSHGNLTVTIAADNQVVQPNPLAGGRTQTVTNADIQIQADSGGIVRLPKAANLRDVVRALNAVGATPQDLLAILQAMKAAGSLKAELEVI